A single Pseudodesulfovibrio aespoeensis Aspo-2 DNA region contains:
- a CDS encoding DUF2784 domain-containing protein encodes MSPLLADLVLAAHVLIAAYNVLGLAVVWIGAMARWRFVGNRWFRGTHLAGMGIVVVEALLGLTCPLTVWENQLRVEAGQGPYAESFLSHWAERFFYFDGPPELFTAIYLTFFGLMVLSVWLVPVRWRER; translated from the coding sequence ATGAGTCCGCTTTTGGCTGATCTGGTCCTGGCCGCGCATGTGCTCATTGCAGCCTACAATGTGCTCGGGCTGGCCGTGGTCTGGATCGGGGCCATGGCCCGCTGGCGGTTTGTGGGCAACCGCTGGTTCCGGGGCACGCACCTGGCGGGCATGGGCATCGTGGTCGTCGAGGCCCTGCTGGGCCTGACCTGCCCGCTGACAGTCTGGGAAAACCAGCTGCGGGTCGAGGCTGGCCAGGGGCCATACGCCGAATCCTTCCTCAGTCACTGGGCCGAGCGGTTCTTCTATTTCGACGGACCGCCAGAGCTTTTCACCGCCATCTATCTGACCTTCTTCGGGCTCATGGTACTGAGCGTCTGGCTGGTGCCCGTGCGCTGGCGGGAGCGCTGA
- a CDS encoding KAP family P-loop NTPase fold protein — translation MIKRNAELQFSQDDLVVKKDEEKWFDADLLDRGPHIKAVSELLLMTQGNFVMTVSSPWGTGKTTFVRMWKAYLESRGCPCVLFNAWEHDFAENPFLTFVAEMHSQLCTLKSAGKETCDMAFTALKEAAKKLFPRLISLGARGLLGVSLDVEGVLGKDIGKGLCEALGGSLEAYASDVMEKHGDTKRLVEDFKAELSKVVASFSDRPLFFFVDELDRCKPTYSVELLEAVKHLFEVDGVIFILALDREQLGHSVKAAYGEGIDADGYLRRFIDLEYRIPEPSKEAFIRHLSEFYGVSGYPLFKAENAQRACGEFEDEFIKITKNWPLRTIEKAFLRGTILLRGIKPIGWAAAKGFAHYICLRELDHEALSLICGGEESKAVVTLREKELAGSIDIEFIVSWTFAKNNSARYSSVNRTTSFREPRERDEYSLAVRYAQAYREKYGTHLHDEVVKFLELSESLVQQSTEE, via the coding sequence ATGATTAAGCGCAACGCCGAGCTTCAATTTTCACAGGACGATCTTGTTGTGAAAAAGGATGAAGAGAAGTGGTTTGACGCAGACCTTCTTGACAGGGGGCCGCATATCAAGGCTGTTTCCGAGCTGTTGCTGATGACACAAGGCAACTTTGTCATGACTGTGAGCTCTCCATGGGGAACGGGCAAGACGACATTTGTGCGGATGTGGAAGGCATATCTTGAAAGCAGGGGCTGCCCCTGTGTGCTATTCAATGCGTGGGAGCACGATTTTGCCGAAAACCCATTTTTGACGTTCGTCGCGGAAATGCACTCCCAGCTATGCACTCTCAAGAGCGCGGGCAAGGAGACATGCGATATGGCTTTCACCGCCTTGAAAGAGGCGGCGAAGAAGCTTTTTCCTCGCCTGATTTCCTTGGGAGCCAGAGGCTTGCTTGGCGTTTCGTTGGATGTTGAGGGGGTGTTGGGCAAGGATATTGGAAAGGGCTTGTGCGAGGCGCTGGGTGGTTCTTTGGAGGCGTATGCTTCCGATGTAATGGAAAAGCATGGCGATACCAAGAGATTGGTCGAGGATTTTAAGGCGGAACTGTCGAAGGTCGTTGCCAGCTTTAGCGACAGGCCGCTGTTCTTTTTTGTGGATGAACTGGACCGGTGCAAGCCGACCTATTCGGTGGAGTTGCTCGAAGCGGTCAAGCACCTCTTTGAGGTCGATGGGGTCATATTTATATTGGCCCTTGATCGTGAACAACTCGGACACTCGGTCAAGGCGGCATATGGGGAAGGCATTGATGCAGACGGCTATCTGCGCCGCTTCATCGACTTGGAGTACCGGATTCCTGAGCCGTCAAAAGAGGCGTTCATCCGGCATCTTTCCGAATTTTATGGGGTGAGCGGGTACCCACTCTTCAAGGCTGAAAATGCCCAAAGAGCCTGTGGTGAATTTGAAGATGAATTTATCAAAATCACTAAGAACTGGCCGCTACGAACGATAGAAAAAGCGTTTCTTCGTGGGACGATCCTGTTGCGTGGAATCAAGCCAATCGGATGGGCTGCGGCAAAAGGGTTTGCCCACTATATCTGCCTTCGAGAATTGGATCATGAAGCCTTGTCATTGATTTGTGGTGGCGAAGAGTCCAAGGCTGTGGTTACGTTGCGCGAGAAAGAACTGGCTGGTTCAATAGATATTGAATTTATTGTGTCCTGGACTTTTGCGAAAAACAATAGTGCGAGGTATAGTTCGGTAAACAGAACGACGAGTTTTCGTGAACCAAGAGAGAGGGATGAATACTCCCTGGCTGTCCGTTATGCACAGGCCTATCGAGAGAAGTATGGAACTCACCTTCATGACGAGGTAGTCAAGTTCCTCGAACTCTCGGAGTCTCTCGTCCAACAATCCACGGAGGAATAA
- a CDS encoding deoxyribodipyrimidine photo-lyase has translation MLVNNKRLYRLNQAPLAAGPILYWMSREQRVRDNWGLLHAREMAGQEHALVVVFCLAPAFLGATLRQYDFMLSGLAQVEGDLAALGIPFVLLQGDPGQEIPRLAAELGAGGVVTDFDPLRVKQGWQGAAAHALPVSFIEVDGHNVVPARQVSPKQEYAARTIRPKIHRLIGEYLEEFPPLEPQVAPAPPCAATARAAHWGEVRAGLAVDGAVGPVSLVPGEDAAHDALDRFVADRLHVYAGQRNDPNADGTSRLSAYFHFGQLAPQRAALAAAASGRGEGQAAYLEELVVRRELADNFCLHNPQYDSLAGAPAWALKTLGEHRADPRAHCYTRETFEQARTGSRLWNAAQNELRQTGFMHGYMRMFWAKKILEWSATPEEAHATALALNDRYQLDGRDPNGYVGILWSLAGLHDRPWQTRPVFGSVRFMNENGCRRKFDVDKYIERWGGS, from the coding sequence ATGCTGGTAAATAACAAGCGCCTCTATCGCCTTAACCAGGCCCCGCTGGCCGCTGGCCCGATCCTCTACTGGATGAGCCGCGAGCAGCGGGTGCGCGACAACTGGGGACTGCTCCACGCGCGGGAAATGGCCGGGCAGGAGCATGCGCTGGTGGTCGTCTTTTGTCTGGCCCCGGCCTTTCTCGGCGCAACCCTGCGCCAGTATGACTTCATGCTCTCCGGTCTGGCCCAGGTGGAGGGTGATCTCGCTGCGCTGGGCATCCCCTTTGTCCTGCTCCAGGGCGATCCGGGCCAGGAGATTCCCCGGCTGGCCGCCGAACTCGGGGCTGGCGGTGTGGTCACGGACTTCGACCCCTTGCGAGTCAAGCAGGGTTGGCAGGGGGCCGCGGCCCACGCCTTGCCCGTGTCGTTCATCGAGGTGGACGGCCACAACGTGGTTCCGGCCCGGCAGGTGTCGCCCAAGCAGGAATATGCGGCCCGGACCATCAGGCCGAAAATCCACCGGCTCATCGGCGAGTATCTGGAGGAGTTTCCGCCCCTTGAGCCGCAGGTTGCGCCAGCCCCGCCCTGTGCGGCCACGGCCAGGGCCGCCCATTGGGGCGAGGTGCGCGCCGGGCTGGCTGTGGACGGGGCGGTGGGGCCGGTGTCCCTTGTGCCGGGCGAGGATGCGGCGCACGACGCCCTGGACCGGTTCGTGGCTGACCGGCTGCATGTCTATGCCGGGCAACGCAACGATCCCAATGCGGACGGCACGTCCCGGCTCTCGGCCTATTTCCACTTTGGCCAGCTCGCGCCCCAGCGGGCGGCCCTGGCTGCGGCGGCCTCGGGCCGGGGCGAGGGGCAGGCGGCCTATCTGGAGGAGCTGGTGGTGCGGCGCGAGCTGGCTGACAACTTCTGCCTGCACAACCCGCAGTATGATTCCCTGGCCGGAGCTCCGGCCTGGGCGCTCAAAACCCTGGGCGAGCATCGGGCCGATCCGCGCGCCCATTGTTACACCCGCGAAACGTTCGAGCAGGCGCGGACCGGTTCGCGCCTCTGGAACGCGGCCCAGAACGAGCTGCGCCAGACCGGCTTCATGCACGGCTACATGCGCATGTTCTGGGCCAAGAAGATTCTGGAATGGTCGGCCACGCCCGAGGAGGCCCATGCCACGGCCCTGGCTCTCAACGACCGTTACCAGCTTGATGGCCGCGACCCCAACGGGTATGTCGGCATTCTCTGGTCTTTGGCCGGACTTCACGATCGCCCCTGGCAGACCCGTCCGGTCTTCGGCTCTGTCCGCTTCATGAACGAGAACGGTTGCCGCAGGAAATTCGACGTGGACAAATACATCGAGCGCTGGGGCGGGTCATGA
- a CDS encoding TetR/AcrR family transcriptional regulator, translating to MKKKDAILKVATVLFANHGFKDTSVQELSRLTGAAEGTIFYHYKSKENLLLAILERTRDDIVTQFDQFFENRPFASGLEMAEETISFYLYLAGLMEDQFLLLHRRFLYRFSESNPEFRSHLEAIYNCLFHFFEKAILAGQADGSIAPDIQPRKTALILFTMVDGLVRFKNDNLYDAGALFNELLNSCRRMLQVH from the coding sequence ATGAAGAAGAAGGACGCCATACTCAAGGTTGCCACGGTGCTGTTCGCGAACCACGGGTTCAAGGACACGTCGGTGCAGGAGTTGTCCAGGCTCACGGGGGCGGCCGAAGGGACGATCTTCTACCATTACAAGAGCAAGGAAAACCTGCTGCTGGCCATTCTCGAACGGACGCGCGACGACATCGTGACCCAGTTCGACCAGTTTTTCGAGAACAGGCCGTTTGCGTCGGGGCTGGAGATGGCCGAGGAGACCATATCCTTTTATCTCTACCTTGCCGGGCTGATGGAAGACCAGTTCCTCCTGCTGCACAGGCGGTTCCTGTACCGGTTCTCGGAGAGCAACCCGGAGTTCAGGAGCCACCTGGAGGCCATTTACAACTGCCTGTTCCACTTCTTCGAAAAGGCGATCCTGGCGGGGCAGGCCGACGGCTCCATCGCCCCGGACATCCAACCCAGAAAAACCGCGCTCATTTTGTTCACGATGGTTGATGGCCTGGTTCGGTTCAAAAACGACAATCTGTACGACGCCGGCGCGCTGTTCAACGAGTTGTTGAATTCTTGCCGCAGGATGCTGCAGGTCCACTAG